A genomic segment from Luteibacter aegosomatis encodes:
- a CDS encoding PilN domain-containing protein: protein MARINLLPWRAERRKLREREFYLQLGMAFGAALVVLIAWSFWMDARIDNQGERNTYLQGEITQLDGRIEKIKELEKVRADLLQRKQIIEQLQANRSQMVHLFDELVKTIPPSARLSGMKQSADSMSLDGVAQSNSSVADYMRNIEASPWMGHADLRKTENTHDASRMPYTFGLDVKLNTPADGGGDGAPAPAPAPAPASTSTSTAAARSAPAAPATTGGAKP, encoded by the coding sequence ATGGCACGCATCAATCTGCTTCCGTGGCGCGCCGAGCGGCGGAAGCTTCGCGAACGGGAGTTCTACCTCCAACTGGGCATGGCCTTCGGCGCGGCGCTGGTCGTGCTGATCGCCTGGTCGTTCTGGATGGACGCCCGCATCGACAACCAGGGCGAGCGGAACACCTACCTGCAGGGTGAGATCACCCAACTCGACGGGCGCATCGAAAAGATCAAGGAACTGGAGAAGGTTCGCGCCGACCTGCTCCAGCGCAAGCAGATCATCGAGCAGCTGCAGGCCAACCGCTCGCAGATGGTCCACCTGTTCGACGAACTGGTGAAGACCATCCCGCCCAGCGCGCGCCTGTCCGGCATGAAGCAGTCGGCCGACTCCATGTCGCTCGACGGCGTCGCCCAGTCCAACTCCAGCGTGGCCGACTACATGCGCAACATCGAGGCCTCGCCCTGGATGGGCCATGCCGACCTGCGCAAGACCGAGAACACCCACGACGCCTCGCGCATGCCGTACACCTTCGGACTCGACGTGAAACTCAACACCCCGGCCGACGGCGGCGGCGACGGTGCGCCGGCACCGGCACCGGCACCGGCACCGGCCTCGACCTCGACCTCGACCGCCGCGGCCCGGTCCGCGCCGGCCGCGCCCGCCACGACGGGAGGGGCTAAGCCGTGA
- a CDS encoding pilus assembly protein PilM has product MGLFTPKSTPLIGVDISSTAVKLLQLSQAGGRYRVEHYAVEPLPPNAVVEKNIVEVEAVGEAIRRALARSGAKLKHAAAAVAGSAVITRVIPMSADLSDDDLEGQIMVEANQYIPYPIEEVSLDFEVLGPVRDNPEMNNVLLAASRTENVDMRIAALDLGGLTAKVVDVEAFAMENAFGMVADQLQVPRDALVAVVDIGATMTTLAVLKNQRTIYSREQVFGGKQLTDEIMRRYGLSYEEAGRAKRKGGLPESYEMEALEPFKESLVQQVSRLLQFFFAGSEYSRVDQVVLAGGCAAIEGITELLEQQIGVPCVVANPLARMALSNRVQAQTLAQDAPALMIAVGLAMRSFD; this is encoded by the coding sequence GTGGGGCTCTTTACACCCAAATCGACGCCATTGATCGGCGTCGACATCAGTTCGACCGCGGTCAAGCTGCTGCAACTCAGCCAGGCGGGCGGGCGTTACCGGGTCGAGCACTATGCCGTCGAACCGTTGCCTCCCAACGCCGTCGTCGAGAAAAACATCGTCGAGGTCGAGGCGGTGGGCGAAGCCATTCGCCGCGCCCTGGCCCGCTCCGGCGCCAAGCTCAAGCACGCGGCGGCCGCGGTGGCCGGCTCGGCGGTGATCACCCGCGTCATTCCCATGTCGGCCGATCTCTCCGATGACGACCTCGAAGGCCAGATCATGGTCGAGGCCAACCAGTACATTCCTTATCCCATCGAGGAAGTGAGCCTCGATTTCGAGGTGCTGGGCCCGGTCCGCGACAACCCCGAAATGAACAACGTGCTGCTGGCCGCCTCGCGTACCGAGAACGTGGACATGCGCATCGCCGCGCTCGACCTGGGCGGGCTCACCGCCAAGGTGGTCGACGTCGAGGCGTTCGCCATGGAAAACGCCTTCGGCATGGTCGCCGACCAGTTGCAGGTGCCCCGCGACGCCCTGGTGGCGGTGGTGGACATCGGCGCCACGATGACCACCCTGGCCGTGCTGAAGAACCAGCGCACCATCTATTCGCGCGAGCAGGTGTTCGGCGGCAAGCAGCTCACCGACGAGATCATGCGCCGCTACGGCCTGTCCTACGAGGAGGCCGGCCGCGCCAAGCGCAAGGGCGGCCTGCCCGAGTCCTACGAGATGGAGGCCCTCGAGCCGTTCAAGGAGTCGCTGGTGCAGCAGGTGAGCCGCCTGCTCCAGTTCTTCTTTGCCGGCAGCGAATACAGCCGCGTCGACCAGGTGGTGCTGGCCGGTGGCTGCGCGGCCATCGAAGGCATCACCGAGCTGCTCGAGCAGCAGATCGGCGTGCCCTGCGTGGTGGCCAATCCGCTGGCGCGCATGGCGCTTTCCAATCGCGTGCAGGCGCAGACGCTGGCCCAGGACGCCCCGGCCCTGATGATCGCCGTGGGCCTGGCCATGAGGAGCTTCGACTGA
- a CDS encoding penicillin-binding protein 1A, whose product MRILKRLLRYALYLALAGILFVVGAVGVAYWLLAPRLPSVAVLRDYHMQVPLRVLSSDGKLIASFGETRRIPVRIADVPARLKNAVLSAEDGDFYSHPGIDWHGIVRAGVHVILSGGDKGPGGSTITQQVARNFFLSPEKLYSRKLTEMFIALRMENELSKDQILELYLNKMFLGHRAYGVAAAASYYYGKTLDQLSVAQCATIASTFQLPSVVNPLNNPKRMIARRDWVLGQMLSNRFITQAEYDEAIKEPNDAFPHEQQIEVDAPYLAEMVRQQTLEKLGNDALTEGYVVHTTVSSTDQTAANEALRGKLSAYDRRHGYRGPEGHEELPAQAGPEDYDRVLAGYTSVAGMMPGIVTETGPKEAKVYLSAKETATLSLESIAWARPYVNEGRAGATPTRVDAVLKRGDVVRLIRSEKDDIAENAKAADTAAGTETGKAEPQKGPWRLTQIPAVQAALVSLDPEDGAVRALVGGFSFVRSKFNRAVMAARQPGSSFKPFLYSAAFERGFTPASIVNDAPVAFPDPSRPDGVWTPANDDNKFDGPMRLREALVQSKNLVSVRLLDAIGVRFVRDYATRFGFTPDALPQNLSLALGTASVSPMAMARGYAVFANGGYLITPYFISRIDDRDGKPVYVANPERACADCQERLLNPTPPGPPTQPSTALIPAKPASAGSTGGTGTGDAVLPADAHDNAAEAPKLAPHVIDVRNDYLVTSLMLDVIKRGTGSAAKALGRDDLAGKTGSTNDHRDAWFVGFNGDYSTAVWVGFDDFSSLGRGEFGAKAALPIWMDYMGSVLKDRPSHTLAMPPGIATVQIDPGSGLPSAGGGMSEIMKVEDVDRLREQAQQKQQEEQQDHAYDIF is encoded by the coding sequence ATGCGAATCCTCAAGCGTCTGCTGCGCTACGCCCTGTACCTCGCCCTGGCCGGCATCCTTTTCGTCGTCGGCGCGGTGGGCGTCGCCTACTGGCTGCTGGCGCCCCGCCTGCCGTCGGTCGCGGTCCTGCGCGACTACCATATGCAGGTTCCCCTGCGTGTGCTGAGCTCCGACGGCAAACTCATCGCATCGTTCGGTGAGACCCGACGCATCCCCGTCCGCATCGCCGACGTGCCGGCGCGCCTCAAGAATGCTGTCTTATCGGCCGAGGACGGCGATTTCTATAGCCACCCCGGCATCGATTGGCACGGCATCGTCCGCGCCGGCGTCCACGTGATCCTTTCCGGCGGCGACAAGGGCCCGGGCGGCTCCACGATCACCCAGCAGGTGGCCCGCAACTTCTTCCTGAGCCCCGAGAAGCTCTACTCGCGCAAGCTGACGGAGATGTTCATTGCCCTGCGCATGGAGAACGAGCTCTCCAAGGACCAGATCCTGGAGCTCTACCTCAACAAGATGTTCCTGGGCCACCGCGCCTACGGCGTGGCCGCGGCCGCCTCGTATTACTACGGCAAGACCCTCGACCAGCTGTCCGTGGCCCAGTGCGCGACCATCGCCTCCACCTTCCAGCTGCCCTCGGTGGTCAACCCGCTCAACAACCCCAAGCGGATGATCGCCCGCCGCGACTGGGTGCTGGGCCAGATGTTGTCCAACCGATTCATCACCCAGGCGGAGTACGACGAGGCCATCAAGGAGCCCAACGACGCCTTCCCGCACGAACAGCAGATCGAGGTCGACGCGCCGTACCTTGCCGAAATGGTGCGCCAGCAAACGCTCGAAAAGCTGGGCAACGACGCCCTGACCGAGGGCTACGTGGTGCATACCACGGTATCCAGCACCGACCAGACGGCCGCCAACGAGGCCCTGCGCGGCAAGCTCTCCGCCTACGACCGTCGCCACGGCTACCGCGGACCCGAGGGTCACGAAGAACTCCCTGCCCAGGCCGGCCCGGAGGATTACGACCGCGTTCTCGCCGGCTACACGAGCGTCGCGGGCATGATGCCCGGGATCGTGACGGAAACCGGTCCGAAGGAGGCGAAGGTGTACCTGTCGGCGAAGGAAACGGCCACGCTGAGCCTGGAATCCATCGCCTGGGCACGTCCCTACGTCAACGAAGGCCGCGCCGGCGCCACGCCGACCCGGGTCGATGCCGTGCTCAAGCGCGGCGACGTCGTCCGCCTGATCCGCAGCGAGAAGGACGACATCGCCGAGAACGCCAAGGCCGCCGATACCGCCGCCGGCACCGAAACCGGCAAGGCCGAACCGCAGAAGGGCCCATGGCGCCTGACCCAGATTCCCGCCGTGCAGGCGGCGCTGGTCTCCCTCGATCCCGAAGACGGTGCCGTGCGCGCCCTGGTCGGCGGCTTCAGCTTCGTGCGCTCGAAGTTCAACCGCGCCGTCATGGCGGCCCGCCAGCCCGGTTCCAGTTTCAAGCCCTTCCTCTACTCGGCGGCGTTCGAGCGCGGCTTCACGCCCGCGTCGATCGTCAACGACGCCCCCGTGGCCTTCCCCGACCCGTCGCGCCCGGACGGCGTGTGGACGCCGGCCAACGACGACAACAAGTTCGACGGTCCGATGCGCCTGCGCGAAGCGCTGGTGCAGTCGAAGAACCTCGTGTCGGTGCGCCTGCTCGATGCCATCGGCGTGCGCTTCGTACGCGACTACGCCACGCGCTTCGGCTTTACGCCCGACGCGCTGCCGCAGAACCTTTCGCTGGCGCTGGGCACGGCCTCGGTGTCGCCCATGGCCATGGCGCGCGGCTATGCCGTGTTCGCCAATGGCGGGTACCTCATCACGCCGTATTTCATCTCGCGGATCGACGACCGCGACGGCAAGCCCGTCTACGTGGCCAACCCCGAACGCGCCTGCGCCGATTGCCAGGAGCGCCTGCTCAACCCCACGCCGCCCGGACCGCCCACGCAGCCGTCCACCGCGCTCATCCCGGCCAAGCCGGCCAGTGCGGGCAGCACCGGCGGCACGGGTACGGGCGACGCGGTACTGCCGGCCGACGCCCACGACAACGCCGCCGAAGCGCCGAAACTCGCGCCCCACGTGATCGACGTGCGCAACGATTACCTGGTCACCTCGCTGATGCTCGACGTTATCAAGCGCGGCACCGGCTCGGCCGCCAAGGCACTCGGCCGCGACGACCTCGCCGGCAAGACGGGCTCCACCAACGATCATCGCGACGCCTGGTTCGTGGGTTTCAACGGCGACTACTCCACGGCCGTCTGGGTGGGCTTCGACGACTTCAGCTCGCTCGGACGCGGCGAATTCGGCGCCAAGGCGGCGCTGCCGATCTGGATGGACTACATGGGCAGCGTGCTGAAGGATCGCCCGTCGCACACCCTCGCCATGCCCCCGGGCATCGCCACGGTGCAGATCGACCCCGGTTCGGGCCTGCCGTCCGCCGGCGGCGGCATGAGTGAAATCATGAAGGTCGAGGACGTCGACCGGCTCCGCGAACAGGCACAGCAGAAACAGCAGGAGGAGCAGCAGGACCACGCCTACGACATTTTTTGA
- a CDS encoding citrate synthase, with protein MSDAKTVKLVDESNKPVSELPVIGGTLGAECVDIGTLYKDTGYFTYDPGYGSTASTKSAITYIDGDKGVLLYRGYPIEQLAEKSTFLETSYLLLNGELPSKAEFTKFENEITHHSMMHENLKDFLKGFHHNAHPMAMLAASIASLSAFYHDDLDVDNPDDRKLAAIRLIAKMPTISAAIYRHSIGWPTRYPRNNLEYVTRFLHTMFEVPSEPLELNPVVAKALDLLFILHADHEQNASTSTVRLVGSTGANPYASVAAGITALWGPAHGGANEAVLKQLEEIGSADKVETAVKRAKDKNDSFRLMGFGHRVYKNFDPRAKIIREMCHKVLEELGVNDPLLDVAMKLEEAALKDDYFVERKLYPNVDFYSGIIYKALGIPTEMFTVMFAIARTSGWISHWIEQHETPGSRIGRPRQIYTGPDVRDYVSSDKR; from the coding sequence GTGTCCGACGCCAAAACCGTCAAATTGGTCGATGAATCCAACAAGCCCGTCAGCGAACTGCCCGTCATCGGCGGCACGCTCGGTGCCGAGTGCGTCGACATCGGCACGCTCTACAAGGACACCGGCTACTTCACCTACGACCCGGGCTACGGCAGCACCGCCAGCACCAAGAGCGCCATCACCTACATCGACGGCGACAAGGGCGTGCTGCTGTACCGCGGCTACCCGATCGAACAGCTGGCCGAGAAGTCGACCTTCCTCGAAACCTCCTACCTGCTGCTCAACGGCGAGCTGCCGAGCAAGGCCGAGTTCACCAAATTCGAGAACGAGATCACGCATCACTCGATGATGCACGAGAACCTCAAGGACTTCCTGAAGGGCTTCCACCACAACGCGCATCCGATGGCCATGCTGGCCGCGTCGATCGCGTCGCTCTCGGCGTTCTATCACGACGATCTCGACGTCGATAATCCCGATGACCGCAAGCTCGCCGCCATTCGCCTCATCGCGAAGATGCCGACGATCTCGGCCGCCATCTACCGCCATTCGATCGGCTGGCCCACCCGTTATCCGCGCAACAACCTCGAGTACGTCACCCGCTTCCTGCACACCATGTTCGAAGTGCCGAGCGAGCCGCTCGAGCTGAACCCGGTGGTGGCCAAGGCGCTCGACCTGCTCTTCATCCTGCACGCCGACCACGAGCAGAACGCCTCCACCTCCACGGTGCGCCTGGTGGGTTCCACCGGTGCCAATCCGTACGCGTCGGTGGCGGCGGGCATCACCGCGCTCTGGGGTCCGGCCCACGGCGGTGCGAACGAAGCGGTGCTCAAGCAGCTCGAGGAAATCGGTTCGGCCGACAAGGTCGAGACCGCCGTCAAGCGCGCGAAGGACAAGAACGACTCGTTCCGTCTCATGGGCTTCGGCCACCGCGTGTACAAGAATTTCGACCCGCGCGCCAAGATCATTCGCGAGATGTGCCACAAGGTGCTCGAGGAGCTGGGAGTCAACGACCCGCTGCTCGACGTGGCCATGAAGCTGGAAGAAGCCGCGCTGAAGGACGACTACTTCGTCGAGCGCAAGCTCTACCCGAACGTCGACTTCTACTCGGGCATCATCTACAAGGCCCTGGGTATCCCGACCGAGATGTTCACGGTGATGTTCGCCATCGCCCGCACCTCCGGCTGGATCTCGCACTGGATCGAGCAGCACGAAACCCCGGGATCGCGCATCGGCCGCCCGCGCCAGATCTACACCGGCCCCGACGTTCGCGATTACGTGTCGAGCGACAAGCGCTAA
- a CDS encoding type B 50S ribosomal protein L31 codes for MKENIHPNYKPVVFQDLSSDFAFLTRSTMSSKETVKWEDGNEYPVIKLDISSHSHPFYTGKQKTLDVGGRVDKFRQRYGKK; via the coding sequence ATGAAAGAGAACATCCATCCGAATTACAAGCCGGTGGTCTTCCAGGACCTCTCGTCCGACTTCGCTTTCCTCACCCGCTCGACCATGAGCAGCAAGGAAACCGTCAAGTGGGAAGACGGTAACGAATACCCGGTGATCAAGCTCGATATCTCCAGCCATTCGCACCCGTTCTACACGGGCAAGCAGAAGACGCTCGACGTCGGCGGCCGCGTCGACAAGTTCCGCCAGCGCTACGGCAAGAAGTAA
- a CDS encoding nucleoside hydrolase has protein sequence MTRLPLLIDTDPGVDDALAILMAHAHTDVAALTVAAGNVGLRHTVRNARTLVDLIGAATPVFAGCPSPLVRAPEEDAAFVHGEDGFGDVGFPEPRHPADAEHAALALIRLTRERPGELTLVALGPLTNLALAVRLDPSLPERVKRLVIMGGAVTGHGNTGKIPAEFNIGFDPEAAHVVFETFPLFDLVDWEATVRHAFPDADYQGWVAGDSERARFFGRIFETARRFNADNERTGFIAADALAMAVALDPAIVTRAETRHVGIELDGRLTRGATVVDWQNRLGGRPNARIVLEVDQARFGAMIAKALGA, from the coding sequence ATGACCCGACTTCCCCTGCTGATCGACACCGACCCCGGCGTGGACGACGCCCTGGCCATCCTGATGGCCCACGCGCATACCGACGTGGCGGCGCTCACCGTCGCCGCCGGCAACGTGGGCCTCCGTCACACGGTCCGCAACGCGCGTACCCTGGTCGACCTGATCGGCGCCGCCACGCCGGTATTCGCGGGCTGCCCCTCGCCCTTGGTGCGCGCTCCCGAGGAAGACGCGGCATTCGTGCATGGCGAAGACGGCTTCGGCGACGTCGGCTTTCCGGAGCCTCGCCATCCGGCCGACGCCGAACATGCCGCGCTGGCGCTCATCCGCCTCACCCGCGAGCGCCCCGGCGAACTCACCCTGGTGGCCCTCGGCCCGCTGACCAACCTCGCGCTGGCCGTGCGGCTCGACCCCTCGTTGCCGGAGCGCGTGAAGCGGCTGGTGATCATGGGCGGCGCCGTCACCGGTCACGGCAACACCGGCAAGATACCGGCCGAATTCAACATCGGCTTCGATCCGGAGGCGGCCCACGTGGTCTTCGAAACGTTTCCCCTGTTCGATCTGGTCGACTGGGAAGCCACCGTGCGCCATGCCTTCCCCGACGCCGACTACCAGGGCTGGGTGGCGGGCGACAGCGAGCGCGCCCGGTTCTTCGGCCGGATCTTCGAGACGGCCCGGCGCTTCAACGCCGACAACGAGCGTACGGGTTTCATCGCCGCCGACGCGCTGGCCATGGCCGTGGCGCTGGACCCGGCCATCGTCACCCGCGCCGAAACCCGTCACGTGGGCATCGAACTGGACGGCCGCCTGACCCGTGGCGCCACCGTGGTCGACTGGCAGAACCGCCTGGGTGGCCGGCCGAACGCGCGGATCGTGCTGGAGGTCGACCAGGCGAGGTTCGGGGCGATGATCGCCAAAGCGTTGGGGGCTTAG